In Chitinophagaceae bacterium, the genomic window GTTGCCCTTTCTTTTATTGTAGGAGTAATATCTTGCTCGTTCCAATATTTCTCGCAACGCATTACAGGTAGCATTTTTTTAATTGCACAGGTGGAGAAGGAGCCATATTCCTTTTTGAGTTCTGATAGCTTAGTGAATAGCTCAATAACTTTTTCTTTGTTAGAGTTATCAGGTAAAAGTTTGTTTAAAGCAGTAGTTATACCTTTCCTTGATTTTTCTTCATCTGAGGAGGTTATGGAATAATCTATATGCCATAACTTCATTAGCTTTTCTTTGTCATTCACAATTTCTTTTCCATCAAATTCGGCTTTATCGAAAAGAGAACGATAACGAGAAAGCGTTTCATTTCCTTTTAGTTCATCACGCCTTGCAAAAAGATTGATCCTATGAGAATGTATTTTTTCTTTCTTGTCAATATCAAGTTTGATGTTTGAATTGGGATGATTTTCTTTGAGAAGAGTAAGTATTCTTTTTTCATTAACAGTTGCTCTGGAGTTAAATAAATCAAATAGCTTTTCTTTTATCTCATCATTAACGAAAGAAGCAGTTACATCTACATCTAATTTTGTTTTTCCATCTACTTTTACTTCTCTTTCTAAAACTCGTATGTTGTGTATATCTTGCCAAATTCTGAACTCCTGAAATAGGGGAGAAGAACGAGGAATACATTTTAATCCATAATATTCGCCATCAATACCTTTTCTCTTCTCATAGCGACATTCACTAATGGAATTTTTTTGCGATTTTAATTCTCTTTGGTAATAAATAATATCATCGCTTATGATGTGTAATAAGTCATGCTTTTGGAATTCAGATAACTTAGGCATATTATTTTTAGCCTGTGTGGGATAAAGCACTTCTGCCAATTTTGTGAGTGTTGCGTTAGCAGCATTAAATTTGTTGAGTTCTTTATTTAATTCACATTGTTTTTCCCAAATAGCATCTAATTCATTTTTATAGCGCCATCTGTAAACAGGATATTGACGAGCCTTAAAATTTCGGTTTGCTTTATATGCCTCTTTAATTTGATTGTAAAAGTATTCTCCAGGATGTTGGTTTCCTTCCTGCATTTTTTCACTCAAGGCAGTTGTACAAAGTGCCCAATCATCGTTTGTAGGTAATTGTGGTTTGAGTTGAGTAAGTTTTCCGTCTTTATCAACCTTATGAGTAACTAAAAATGTAAATTCCTTTTTTTCAATTTCTTTGTTCTTGTCGTCTTTATCATCTGCCCATTTTGGTTTTTCTTTTCTTGATTCTTCCCAAGTTTTCATCCTTTGGTCTTCTGCTTCAATGGCATAAGTATTTGATACGACATAGCCTTTCTTATCTTTTTTTTCTTCTTTAAATGTTACCGATTTTATTTTTGTAATAACTACAAATTGTGTTTCGATACCTTCTTCACCCCATTCTTTTTTGTTATTCTTTTCTATGAATTCATTATATGGAAGAACATTTGTTGTTTTTAAATCTTTTCTGCTGCTCTTGAACCCCCTACGCTGGTTAAGCATATAAATAACTCGAACTAATTCATGAATTGTAATCTTCGTGGTAAGAGCTTTTTTTCGCAGATAATAAATAATCCAGTCTTCGGGGACTATGCTTTTACCTTTTTTACTTTTCTTACCATCAATACCTAATTCTTTTTCAAATTCAGAAATGGTTTCACCTGAAAAGGGTAAGTAATCGCTGATTTTTAGGGAGTAGCCATTTTCGTTTATGTTCTTGTTAAATTGTTTTGAATCATCTAATGGAAAATTTTCATCAAGCCAACCTAATGCTTTAAAAACTTTTATAAGTCGTGTTCTTCGTAACTTATATCTGTGTTTTAATCTTCTTGCGCCACGTTTACTCCTTCGAAATGCTGCTTTTGTTTCTGCTTGTGCGCCACTTTCAAATTTTTGCAAGTAATCACCATCGGTTGGAATGATTCTACTGCCTATCCATGCAATGTTTCCTTCTTTCCCATAATCAGAAAATTCTTTTGGTATGTTAATTAATGCAGCCCCAATAGAGTTGGTTCCAATATCCAACCCTAGAATTTTTTTCATTTTGTTTTCCATGTTTTTTTCTTTTTATATATTTGCATTGAAGCAAATCACAATAAGGATTATATTCCGTAGTGAGGTTTACCTCAATTAGTTTTTGCCCTTGTACTTTAACAGGGGCATTTTTATTTTTTAAGAAGGTATTTATATAGCCGGTCAATTTCATGGGTTTTAGCAGATTCTTTCCTAAAGGCCGGATTTTAAACTTCAAATTAGCAAATAAAATTTATTTTCTGCTCAGGATTTTTAAGGATAGCTCGTTTTATTTGTGTATAGTGATTGTAGCTATAACTTTATTTTTGCGACCTCAGGTTGCCCGCCTGATTTTTAGCTTGTTTATTTTACTAACCAATATTATCTCTTTTATTTACTTTTGAATTAAATTTTATAAAATTTTACCAGTTAAGGATATTGCCTATATGAGCCTACAACCAACCATTCTCGATAACCCGTTTACTTCAATAGATCAGCTTACCGCTTTAACCGGCCATAGCCATAAGGTTTCTATTAGTAAAACTGCGGAGGATAATATTGTAAAATGCCGCAATTACCTCGATGAGAAATTGAAGAAAAGCCTAGCGCCATTTTATGGCATTAATACCGGTTTTGGTTTTTTACAAAACGTAGTTATTGAAAACAACCAGTTGGAAGAGCTGCAAAAAAACCTCATTTGTTCACATGCCTGCGGAATGGGCGAGGAAGTTGCTGAACCAATTGTAAAGCTCATGATTGCCTTAAAAATTAAATCGCTGGCTTATGGTAATTCCGGCGTGCAGCTGCAAACTGTTCAGCGTTTTGTGGATATGTATAACCACAATGTGCTTCCGGTAATTTTTACACAGGGTTCCCTGGGCGCATCCGGCGACCTTGCACCTTTGAGCCATTTGGCGCTGCCGCTTATTGCCGAAGGAGTAGTAAAGGTTGATGGCAGTATAATAGCGGCAGCTAAAGCCTTACAGCATTTAGGCTGGCAGCCCATTAATTTACAAAGTAAAGAAGGCCTGGCTTTAATTAATGGCACTCAGTTTATGAGCGCTTATGGTTGCTATATTTTAATACATGCAACAAAGCTGGCAAAATGGGCCAATACAATTGCGGCTATAAGCTTCGATGCTTTTGATTGTAGTACCGAGCCGCTCAATGAATTTATTCATTTGGTTCGCTCCCATAAAGGCCAGCTATCGGCTGCGGCTGAAATGAGAAACCTGCTGCAAAGCAGTGAAATTTGCGGCGCAAAAAAATCGCAGGTGCAGGATCCGTATAGTTTCCGGTGCATTCCACAGGTGCATGGCGCAAGCGCAGGCGCCATTGAATATGTGAGCGAAATATTTTTGAAAGAAATAAATTCCGTAACCGACAACCCCAATATTTTTCCCGATGAGGATTTAATTGTGAGTGGCGGAAATTTTCATGGTCAGCCATTGGCAATGGCGCTGGATTATTTGTGTATTGCTCTTGCAGAGTTAGGAAGTATCAGCGAACGCAGAACCTATCAACTCATTAGTGGGCAGCGTGGCCTGCCTCCGTTTTTGGTAAAAAATCCAGGGCTCAACAGCGGTTTTATGATTCCGCAATATACGGCAGCAGGTATAGTGAGTGAAAATAAGCAACTCTGCACACCGGCAAGTGTAGACTCCATCCCATCCAGCAATAACCAGGAAGACCATGTGAGCATGGGTGCAAATGCAGCAACAAAATGCAAAAGGCTGTTGGATAACCTGTATAAAATTTTAGCCATAGAATTATTTACAGCCGCACAGGCAATGGAATTCAGGAGGCCTTTAAAATCTTCTCCTACATTAGAATCTGTTCTTGCAGGCTATAGGAAGCATGTGCGTTTTAATGATAAAGACAGGATATTGCATTTTGATATGATTAATACTGTTAAGTTTCTTCAGCAGCAATAATAACTGTAGAATTTATCGTAAATTTAATGCCTATTTATACCGCTTATGAAGCAATGCCTCTATATTGTTTTCATGTCTTTTTTATGGTTGGGTTGTAAAAAAGATAATTCAGATCAAAATCCGCCGGTTACGCCACCCGGTTTTTCTGTTTCCTCCGCAACTATTGATGGCGCAGCATTTTTAAATTTAAAATATGATTGCAGTTTTAATCCGGTAATAAAATTTTATTTCTCCACAAAAATTGATGCAGCTACTGTTTCGCCTGCCTTAAATTTCAGGAATTTCCAGGGCGCTTTAATTTCTTATCAAAGTACAATGTCTAATGGCGATAGTGCAATTAATATTATTCCCAATCTTTCTTTACAAGCCTTAACAAAATATTCTCTTTCGGTAAATACAACACTAAAGTCGCAGGCCGGAGGTAAATTGCTCTCGGCGCTAACCATAAATTTTGTAAGTAAAATAGACTCTTCGGATAAGTTCCCTTTAATAACCGAAGATGCATTGCTTACCAAAGTGCAGGAGCAAACCTTTAAATACTTTTGGGATTTTGGCCACCCGGCAAGCGGCCTGGCAAGAGAAAGAAATACATCAGGCGATGTAACAACCAGCGGCGGATCGGGCTTTGGCATTATGGCCATTCCCGTTGGCATAAACCGTAGTTTTATTACCCGTAATGAAGGTTTGCAAAGAATGCAAACAATAGTTGCTTTTTTAAAAAACACGGCGCAAACCTTTCATGGCGCATATCCTCATTGGATAAATGGAAATACCGGTGCAGCAGTGCCTTTCAGCCCTAATGATAATGGCGCCGACCTTGTGGAAACCTCATACCTTGTTATGGGATTATTATGTGCACGCCAATATTTTGATGCGGCTAATACGAATGAAATAACATTGAGAGATGATATCAATATTATTGTAAACCGTGTGGAATGGGATTGGTTTCGCCGTGGCGGCCAAAATGTATTGTACTGGCATTGGAGCCCTACCGTTGACTGGGCAATGAACTTGCCCATAAAAGGCTGGAACGAATGTTTAATCACCTATATTCTTGCAGCATCATCGGCTACGCATGGTATTCCGCTAATTGTTTATAACCAGGGCTGGAAGGGTGGAAGCGGATATTTAAACGGCAATACCTATTATGGTTATACCTTGCCCTTAGGCCCCAATTTTGGTGGCCCGTTGTTTTTTTCTCATTATAGTTTTTTAGGCATAAATCCTTTTGGCTTGCAGGATGGAGGTATAAGTTTTGAAACACAAACAAAAAACCATGCACGCATCAATTATAATTATTGTAAGGCCAACCCACTTTCAAACTATGGGTATAGCCAATTGTGCTGGGGTTTAACGGCAAGCGATATTCAAAATGGCTATACCGCAAGTTCACCTACCAACGATGTTGGCGTTATTGCGCCCACTGCTGCCATTTCTTCTATAGCTTACACGCCTGCAGAATCTATGCAGGCATTAAAATTTTATTATTATAAATTGGGCGATAAACTTTGGGGCCAATATGGGTTTGTGGATGCATTTTCATTAAAAAATCAATGGTTTGCTTCTTCTTACCTTGCAATAGACCAGGGCCCAATGATAGTGATGATTGAAAATTACCGCACCGGATTGTTATGGAATTTATTTACAAGCTGTCCCGAAATTAAATCAGGCATGTTGACTTTAGGGTTTACTGCTCCATATTTATAAATTTTATTTTCACAAAATGCTCATTTGAAATTATGCGGAAATTTTTTTTTCTTCTTTTAGCAATATTAACCGGTTTCTTTTTCTCATGCCATAATACCAAAGTATATAAATCCAATCCTTTTTCAGCAGCTCAATATTCTAATAATGCAGTTTTTGATTTGTTGCAAAGGCAAACTTTTCAATACTTCTACGATGGGGCAGAACCGGTAAGCGGCATGGCAAGGGAACGCATCCATGCAGATAGTATTTATCCGCAAAAAGACGCAGGAGTAGTAACCAGTGGCGGTTCCGGCTTTGGCATTATGGCATTAGTTGTGGGCATAGATAGGGGATTTATTACCAGGGAACAGGGTGTTGCCCAACTTAATAAAATAGTAAACTTTCTGGAAACTGCCGACCGATTTCATGGCGTATGGCCGCATTGGTGGTATGGCGAAACCGGTAAAACAAAGCCTTTCAGCAAGTTTGATGATGGTGGTGATTTGGTGGAAACTTCCTTTCTTCTCCAGGGCTTGCTTTGCGTAAGGCAATATTTTAAAAACGGCAACAGCATCGAAAAACAAATTGCACATCGAATAGATAAATTATGGAAGCAGGTAGAGTTTGACTGGTACACGAATGGAGAAAATGTATTGTTTTGGCACTGGAGCCCCAATTATAATTGGAAAATGGATTTCAGAGTGCACGGGTATAATGAGTGCTTAATCATGTATGTGCTTGCGGCAGCATCGCCTACACATGCTGTAGCGGCAAAGGTTTACCACGAAGGATGGGCACAAAATGGAAAAATAAATGAAGTAAATAAAGCTGAAGGCATTGCAGAAAAATTTCCTTTCCGTTTGCAAATGAAACACCAGGGCGATGCATGGAACGGCGGCCCCATGTTTTGGGCACATTATTCTTATCTCGGCCTGGACCCAAGAGGATTAAAAGATAAATATGCAGATTATATGAAGGAGAATATTACTCAGTCTTTAATCAATTACCAATGGTGTGTAGAAAATCCGTTGAAGTTTAAAGAATATTCGGATAGCAGTTGGGGGCTTACCTCCAGTTATTCGGTAAAAGGCTATTCGCACCATGCGCCAACAATCGAAAGGGATTTGGGTGTACTTACGCCTTCGGCTGCCCTCAGCTCTTTTCCAT contains:
- the hutH gene encoding histidine ammonia-lyase yields the protein MSLQPTILDNPFTSIDQLTALTGHSHKVSISKTAEDNIVKCRNYLDEKLKKSLAPFYGINTGFGFLQNVVIENNQLEELQKNLICSHACGMGEEVAEPIVKLMIALKIKSLAYGNSGVQLQTVQRFVDMYNHNVLPVIFTQGSLGASGDLAPLSHLALPLIAEGVVKVDGSIIAAAKALQHLGWQPINLQSKEGLALINGTQFMSAYGCYILIHATKLAKWANTIAAISFDAFDCSTEPLNEFIHLVRSHKGQLSAAAEMRNLLQSSEICGAKKSQVQDPYSFRCIPQVHGASAGAIEYVSEIFLKEINSVTDNPNIFPDEDLIVSGGNFHGQPLAMALDYLCIALAELGSISERRTYQLISGQRGLPPFLVKNPGLNSGFMIPQYTAAGIVSENKQLCTPASVDSIPSSNNQEDHVSMGANAATKCKRLLDNLYKILAIELFTAAQAMEFRRPLKSSPTLESVLAGYRKHVRFNDKDRILHFDMINTVKFLQQQ
- a CDS encoding beta-glucosidase, which gives rise to MKQCLYIVFMSFLWLGCKKDNSDQNPPVTPPGFSVSSATIDGAAFLNLKYDCSFNPVIKFYFSTKIDAATVSPALNFRNFQGALISYQSTMSNGDSAINIIPNLSLQALTKYSLSVNTTLKSQAGGKLLSALTINFVSKIDSSDKFPLITEDALLTKVQEQTFKYFWDFGHPASGLARERNTSGDVTTSGGSGFGIMAIPVGINRSFITRNEGLQRMQTIVAFLKNTAQTFHGAYPHWINGNTGAAVPFSPNDNGADLVETSYLVMGLLCARQYFDAANTNEITLRDDINIIVNRVEWDWFRRGGQNVLYWHWSPTVDWAMNLPIKGWNECLITYILAASSATHGIPLIVYNQGWKGGSGYLNGNTYYGYTLPLGPNFGGPLFFSHYSFLGINPFGLQDGGISFETQTKNHARINYNYCKANPLSNYGYSQLCWGLTASDIQNGYTASSPTNDVGVIAPTAAISSIAYTPAESMQALKFYYYKLGDKLWGQYGFVDAFSLKNQWFASSYLAIDQGPMIVMIENYRTGLLWNLFTSCPEIKSGMLTLGFTAPYL
- a CDS encoding beta-glucosidase; the encoded protein is MRKFFFLLLAILTGFFFSCHNTKVYKSNPFSAAQYSNNAVFDLLQRQTFQYFYDGAEPVSGMARERIHADSIYPQKDAGVVTSGGSGFGIMALVVGIDRGFITREQGVAQLNKIVNFLETADRFHGVWPHWWYGETGKTKPFSKFDDGGDLVETSFLLQGLLCVRQYFKNGNSIEKQIAHRIDKLWKQVEFDWYTNGENVLFWHWSPNYNWKMDFRVHGYNECLIMYVLAAASPTHAVAAKVYHEGWAQNGKINEVNKAEGIAEKFPFRLQMKHQGDAWNGGPMFWAHYSYLGLDPRGLKDKYADYMKENITQSLINYQWCVENPLKFKEYSDSSWGLTSSYSVKGYSHHAPTIERDLGVLTPSAALSSFPYTPNQSNAALIFWYNHYKNKLLGKYGFYDAFSVTNDWFPRRYLAIDQGPIVVMMENYRSNLLWNLFMSCPEVKKGLIKLGFESPWLKK